A genomic stretch from Thermomonospora umbrina includes:
- a CDS encoding long-chain-fatty-acid--CoA ligase has product MATLSLASVLAENARRRPHKVGLVEGDRRLTFASLWSQALTQAAALVRAGVRPGDPVALLCPNTAEFPIAYYAILAAGGVVVPVHLLLTADEVEWVLRDSAARLLLCHAANVPVGSAAATAAGIETYALGPFDGPGVNGRLEDLASSVEPLPWFASRSPDDPAVIFYTSGTTGRPKGAVLSHFNLVMNATVNAFDANDARPDDVALGALPLFHTFGQTVSMNSVWRSGATLVLLPRFNAADAIDLMLAEGVNTFHGVPTMYHALIEEGRGRSSLPTLHRCISGGASLPLPILESFNELFQAEVLEGYGLSETSPTASVNQPVYGSRAGTVGHPVWGVDVEIADPAVPDRISLLPVGSPGEVVIRGHNVFTEYLGNPEATAAVLIDGWFRTGDIGVKDADGFISIVDRTKDMIIRSGFNVYPSEVEEVLLRHPGIGEVAVIGLPDPVRGEEICAVIVPASPAPTAEDVIAFARENLGAHKYPRRIEFVDALPLGPSHKVLKRELRQRFARPS; this is encoded by the coding sequence ATGGCGACCCTGTCACTGGCGAGCGTGCTCGCCGAGAACGCCCGCCGCCGTCCCCACAAGGTGGGCCTGGTCGAGGGCGACCGCCGGCTCACCTTCGCCTCGCTGTGGTCACAGGCGTTGACGCAGGCCGCCGCCCTGGTCCGCGCGGGCGTACGGCCCGGCGACCCGGTCGCGCTGCTGTGCCCGAACACCGCCGAGTTCCCGATCGCCTACTACGCGATCCTCGCCGCCGGCGGCGTCGTGGTGCCCGTCCACCTGCTGCTGACGGCCGACGAGGTCGAGTGGGTCCTGCGCGACAGCGCCGCCCGCCTGCTGCTCTGTCATGCGGCGAACGTCCCGGTCGGCTCCGCCGCCGCGACGGCCGCGGGGATCGAGACGTATGCGCTCGGCCCCTTTGACGGTCCGGGCGTGAACGGACGGCTGGAGGACCTGGCCTCTTCCGTGGAGCCGCTGCCCTGGTTCGCGTCCCGGTCGCCGGACGACCCGGCGGTCATCTTCTACACCAGCGGAACGACCGGCCGCCCCAAGGGCGCGGTGCTCAGCCACTTCAACCTCGTGATGAACGCGACGGTCAACGCCTTCGACGCCAACGACGCCCGGCCGGACGACGTGGCCCTGGGAGCCCTCCCGCTGTTCCACACCTTCGGGCAGACGGTCAGCATGAACTCGGTCTGGCGGTCGGGCGCGACCCTGGTGCTGCTGCCCCGCTTCAACGCCGCGGACGCCATCGACCTCATGCTCGCCGAGGGTGTCAACACGTTCCATGGCGTTCCGACGATGTACCACGCCCTGATCGAGGAGGGCCGGGGGCGCTCCTCGCTCCCGACCCTCCACCGGTGCATCTCCGGCGGTGCCTCCTTGCCGCTGCCGATCCTGGAGTCCTTCAACGAGTTGTTCCAGGCGGAGGTCCTGGAGGGTTACGGCCTTTCGGAGACCTCGCCGACCGCCTCGGTCAACCAGCCCGTGTACGGCTCCCGCGCCGGCACCGTCGGGCACCCCGTGTGGGGCGTGGACGTCGAGATCGCCGACCCCGCCGTGCCCGACCGCATCTCGCTTCTCCCCGTGGGCTCCCCCGGCGAGGTCGTGATCCGGGGCCACAACGTCTTCACCGAGTACCTGGGCAACCCCGAGGCCACCGCCGCCGTCCTCATCGACGGCTGGTTCCGCACCGGCGACATCGGGGTCAAGGACGCCGACGGCTTCATCTCCATCGTCGACCGCACCAAGGACATGATCATCCGCAGCGGTTTCAACGTCTACCCCAGCGAGGTCGAGGAGGTCCTCCTCCGCCACCCGGGCATCGGCGAGGTCGCCGTGATCGGCCTCCCCGACCCGGTCCGCGGCGAGGAGATCTGCGCTGTCATCGTCCCCGCCTCGCCGGCTCCGACGGCGGAGGACGTGATCGCCTTCGCCCGCGAAAACCTGGGCGCCCACAAATACCCCCGCCGCATCGAGTTCGTCGACGCCCTCCCCCTGGGGCCCAGCCACAAGGTCCTCAAACGAGAGCTGAGACAACGCTTCGCCCGACCGTCGTGA
- a CDS encoding YciI family protein gives MRFALVIFETDASRRRLRADRDAHRKAYETWIGEIAGAGKLVGGEALETDHTAPVTVRTVADGSTTATDGPVHAGEETLGGWFVIDVADRNEAVELAKTLPTGEAIEIRPILESA, from the coding sequence ATGAGATTCGCACTCGTGATCTTCGAGACGGACGCCTCGCGCCGCCGCCTTCGGGCCGACCGGGACGCGCACCGCAAGGCGTACGAGACCTGGATCGGCGAGATCGCGGGCGCGGGCAAACTCGTCGGCGGTGAGGCCCTCGAGACGGACCACACCGCCCCGGTGACGGTACGGACGGTCGCCGACGGCTCCACGACGGCGACGGACGGGCCCGTCCACGCCGGCGAGGAGACCCTCGGCGGCTGGTTCGTCATCGACGTGGCGGACCGGAACGAGGCCGTCGAACTCGCCAAGACCCTCCCGACCGGCGAGGCCATCGAAATCCGCCCGATCCTGGAGTCGGCCTGA
- a CDS encoding GNAT family N-acetyltransferase: MSEVAFYRLDGVAVGEVLDEVADLYVRVYAEPPYEGASKFSRVRFLTRTRAQAAAPGFALVSARSDGVLVGFSCGFSMSSGGWWGGASAPPGEVLDAFKFAVVEVVVDRRHRRQRVGTRLLEGLLDGRPERYATLAAVIGSQAYDWYLRSGWRKVGEFRAEPPFSDALVCELP, translated from the coding sequence ATGAGCGAGGTCGCCTTCTATCGGCTCGACGGGGTCGCGGTGGGCGAGGTGTTGGACGAGGTCGCGGATCTGTACGTCCGGGTGTACGCGGAGCCGCCTTACGAGGGGGCTTCGAAGTTCAGTCGTGTGCGCTTTCTGACGCGGACCCGGGCGCAGGCCGCTGCTCCGGGCTTCGCCTTGGTGTCGGCGCGGTCGGACGGGGTACTGGTCGGGTTCTCGTGCGGGTTCTCCATGTCGTCGGGCGGTTGGTGGGGCGGTGCCTCAGCTCCGCCCGGCGAGGTGCTGGACGCCTTCAAGTTCGCCGTCGTCGAGGTGGTCGTGGATCGGCGGCACCGGAGGCAGCGGGTGGGTACGCGGCTGCTCGAAGGGCTGCTGGACGGTCGGCCCGAGCGTTACGCCACCCTCGCCGCCGTGATCGGCTCGCAGGCGTACGACTGGTACCTGCGTTCCGGTTGGCGCAAGGTCGGCGAGTTTCGGGCGGAGCCGCCGTTCTCCGACGCCTTGGTGTGTGAACTGCCGTAG
- a CDS encoding GNAT family N-acetyltransferase, producing the protein MTPPSLTFTRHDPRSTEEILDSVIVPLYEATHADVIDDPFYSAERFAERARGYLKAPGFEIVVAYREGAPVGQAFGYALPATSRWWEGLTTPVPDGFTTETGARTFAFNELMVLPEWQGKGVAHALHDELLGGRREERATLLVREDNTSAQTAYARWGWEKVGKLRPYPDAPHYDALVFPLPLAGA; encoded by the coding sequence ATGACCCCGCCGAGCCTGACCTTCACCCGGCACGACCCCCGATCCACCGAAGAGATCCTCGACAGCGTGATCGTGCCGCTGTACGAGGCCACCCACGCCGACGTGATCGACGACCCGTTCTACTCCGCCGAGCGGTTCGCCGAACGCGCTCGCGGCTACCTCAAGGCGCCGGGCTTCGAAATCGTGGTCGCCTACCGTGAGGGGGCACCGGTCGGGCAGGCGTTCGGGTACGCGCTCCCGGCGACATCCCGGTGGTGGGAGGGCCTGACCACCCCGGTCCCCGACGGCTTCACCACGGAGACCGGCGCGCGGACGTTCGCGTTCAACGAGCTGATGGTCCTGCCCGAGTGGCAGGGCAAGGGCGTCGCCCACGCCCTGCACGACGAGCTGCTCGGCGGACGCCGCGAGGAGCGGGCGACCCTGCTGGTCCGGGAGGACAACACCTCTGCGCAGACCGCCTATGCGCGCTGGGGGTGGGAGAAGGTCGGCAAGCTCCGCCCATACCCGGACGCGCCGCACTACGACGCCCTGGTGTTCCCGCTCCCGCTGGCCGGTGCGTAG
- a CDS encoding sugar O-acetyltransferase, giving the protein MPDYFAGDTRSNRERMLAGDLYIADDPELEAASQRAIALAHRYGEVYPVDQEEAQVVLEELLGSVGAGVNIRPPLYVDYGSYITIGSGTFANYGLTALDVAPITIGDDVQIGPNVQLLTPTHPLDPEQRRAKLEAAEPIVVEDNVWLGGGAIVLAGVTIGVNSVIGAGAVVTKDVPPNVVAVGNPARVIRRL; this is encoded by the coding sequence GTGCCTGACTACTTTGCCGGGGATACGCGTAGTAATCGTGAGCGGATGTTGGCCGGGGACTTGTACATTGCCGATGATCCGGAGTTGGAGGCCGCCTCTCAGCGGGCGATCGCGTTGGCGCATCGGTATGGCGAGGTGTATCCGGTCGATCAGGAGGAGGCCCAAGTCGTTCTGGAGGAGTTGTTGGGGTCGGTCGGTGCCGGCGTCAACATCAGGCCGCCGTTGTACGTCGACTACGGCTCGTACATCACCATCGGGTCGGGCACCTTCGCCAACTATGGGTTGACCGCGCTGGACGTCGCCCCCATCACCATTGGGGATGACGTGCAGATCGGCCCTAACGTGCAGTTGTTGACGCCCACTCATCCGCTGGATCCGGAGCAGCGGCGCGCCAAGTTGGAGGCCGCCGAGCCGATCGTCGTCGAGGACAACGTGTGGCTCGGGGGTGGGGCCATCGTGTTGGCGGGGGTGACCATCGGCGTCAACAGCGTCATTGGGGCTGGGGCCGTGGTCACCAAGGACGTACCGCCGAATGTGGTGGCGGTCGGCAATCCGGCTCGGGTCATCCGCCGGCTGTGA
- a CDS encoding winged helix-turn-helix transcriptional regulator — protein sequence MRRDRRSGCPINLSLEILGDRWTLLVLRDITFTGARRFRELLAGPERISSNILADRLATLVDHGLLTKADDPAHKQKVVYSLTERAIELVPVLAQLATWGARHLPVTDEYAVRTDVLAAGGPPLWETFMDELRETHLGPQARHHPAPEGPTVTERLRAVRP from the coding sequence GTGCGCAGGGACAGGCGATCGGGCTGCCCGATCAACCTCTCGCTGGAGATCCTCGGCGACCGCTGGACCCTGCTGGTCCTGCGCGACATCACCTTCACCGGCGCCCGACGCTTCCGCGAGCTGCTCGCCGGCCCCGAACGGATCTCCTCCAACATCCTCGCCGACCGACTCGCCACGCTCGTCGACCACGGCCTGCTCACCAAGGCCGACGACCCCGCCCACAAGCAGAAGGTCGTCTACAGCCTCACCGAGCGGGCGATCGAGCTGGTCCCCGTCCTCGCCCAACTCGCCACCTGGGGAGCCCGCCATCTCCCGGTGACCGACGAGTACGCCGTCCGCACGGACGTCCTCGCCGCCGGCGGCCCCCCGCTCTGGGAGACCTTCATGGACGAACTCCGCGAAACCCACCTCGGCCCCCAGGCCCGCCACCACCCGGCCCCCGAAGGCCCCACGGTCACAGAACGTCTGCGAGCCGTTCGCCCCTGA
- a CDS encoding DUF899 domain-containing protein produces MGNPPQVVSRAEWLAARKELLAKEKELTRARDRVNADRRRLPMVRVDEPYTFQGPNGEVGLLDLFEGRRQLVVHHFMWSYDIDDEGNEHPRDVGCASCSAAADGIAGLRRLHARNTTLVAVSRAPYDKIAAFRERMGWTFPWYSSAGGTFNHDFHATLDERVAPVLLWYRDEAELAAAGTPWTPSMRGDWPGLSAFLRVGDEVFHTYSTFGRGIEEFHNGYPYLDLTALGRQEDWEEPHDRATPLGLEVGGPSLRFPDEYDT; encoded by the coding sequence ATGGGAAATCCACCCCAGGTGGTGTCGCGTGCGGAGTGGCTCGCCGCCCGCAAGGAGCTGCTGGCGAAGGAGAAGGAGCTCACCCGGGCGCGCGACCGCGTGAACGCCGACCGCCGCCGACTGCCGATGGTCCGGGTGGACGAGCCGTACACGTTCCAGGGCCCGAACGGGGAGGTCGGCCTGCTCGACCTGTTCGAGGGGCGGCGGCAGCTCGTGGTGCACCACTTCATGTGGTCGTACGACATCGACGACGAGGGGAACGAACATCCCCGCGACGTCGGCTGCGCCAGTTGCTCCGCCGCCGCCGACGGCATCGCCGGGCTGCGGCGGTTGCACGCTCGGAACACCACGCTCGTCGCGGTGTCCCGCGCGCCGTACGACAAGATCGCCGCGTTCCGGGAACGGATGGGATGGACGTTCCCGTGGTACTCCTCGGCGGGCGGGACCTTCAACCACGACTTCCACGCCACCCTGGACGAGCGGGTGGCCCCGGTGCTGCTCTGGTACCGCGACGAGGCCGAGCTCGCGGCGGCCGGAACGCCCTGGACGCCGAGCATGCGCGGTGACTGGCCCGGCCTCAGCGCCTTCCTCCGCGTCGGCGACGAGGTCTTCCACACGTACTCGACCTTCGGCCGGGGCATCGAGGAGTTCCACAACGGCTACCCCTACCTCGACCTGACCGCGCTCGGCCGTCAGGAGGACTGGGAGGAGCCGCACGACCGGGCGACCCCGCTCGGCCTCGAGGTCGGCGGCCCCTCGCTCCGGTTCCCCGACGAGTACGACACGTGA
- a CDS encoding aldo/keto reductase — MDEGLTIAEAAERTGLTTHTLRYYERAGLLEAPARASSGHRRYGPQDLARIHLITKLRATGMAIADIRRYSELVRSGPDTYATRLHVLRTHRAGVVERMEQLRDDLSLIDYKIALYEDLQREAAMTFRTLGQNLTSSALGLGCMGMSEFYGPRDDAESVATIHRALDLGVTHLDTADMYGPFTNEELVGRALKGRRDEVLLATKFGVERLPDGTRLGHNGRPDYVRASCDASLRRLGVDHIDLYYQHRVDPTVPIEETWGAMAELVAAGKVRHLGISEATPETLRRAHAVHPIAAGQYEFSLFAQDLADDIIPVLRELGIGLVAYSPLGRGFLTGTITSREQFASDDARSVPYFPRFTGDNFDHNVALAANVRRLAEAKGVTPAQLALAWVLAQGDDVVAIPGTKRRTRLEENAAARDIKITPEDLAALTEAVPSGAVAGDRYPDMGATRA, encoded by the coding sequence ATGGACGAGGGGCTGACCATCGCGGAGGCCGCCGAGCGGACCGGGCTGACCACGCACACGCTGCGGTACTACGAGCGCGCCGGGCTGCTGGAGGCGCCGGCGCGGGCGAGCAGCGGACATCGCCGGTACGGGCCGCAGGACCTGGCGCGGATCCACCTGATCACCAAGCTCCGCGCGACCGGGATGGCGATCGCCGACATCCGGCGGTACTCCGAGCTGGTCCGGTCGGGTCCGGACACCTACGCCACCCGACTGCACGTGCTACGCACCCACCGGGCGGGCGTGGTGGAACGGATGGAGCAGCTCCGCGACGACCTGTCCCTCATCGACTACAAGATCGCCCTATACGAGGACCTGCAGAGAGAGGCCGCGATGACCTTCCGGACGCTCGGACAGAACCTGACCAGTTCCGCGCTGGGGCTCGGTTGCATGGGCATGAGCGAGTTCTACGGCCCCCGCGACGACGCCGAATCGGTGGCGACGATCCACCGGGCGCTGGACCTGGGTGTCACCCATCTGGACACGGCCGACATGTACGGCCCGTTCACCAACGAGGAACTCGTCGGCCGGGCCCTCAAGGGCCGTCGCGACGAGGTGCTGCTGGCCACCAAGTTCGGCGTCGAGCGGCTGCCCGACGGCACCCGTCTCGGCCACAACGGCCGTCCCGACTACGTGCGCGCGTCCTGTGACGCCTCGCTGCGCCGCCTGGGGGTCGACCACATCGACCTGTACTACCAGCACCGCGTCGACCCGACCGTCCCCATCGAGGAGACCTGGGGCGCCATGGCCGAGCTGGTCGCCGCCGGCAAGGTCCGCCACCTGGGCATCTCCGAGGCCACGCCGGAGACCCTTCGCCGGGCCCACGCGGTCCACCCGATCGCCGCCGGCCAGTACGAGTTCTCGCTGTTCGCCCAGGACCTGGCGGACGACATCATCCCCGTCCTGCGGGAGCTGGGCATCGGCCTGGTCGCCTACAGCCCGCTGGGTCGCGGCTTCCTGACCGGAACGATCACCAGCCGCGAGCAGTTCGCCTCCGACGACGCCCGGAGTGTCCCGTACTTCCCGCGCTTCACCGGTGACAACTTCGACCACAACGTCGCGCTGGCCGCGAACGTGCGCAGGCTGGCCGAGGCCAAGGGCGTGACCCCGGCCCAGCTCGCCCTGGCCTGGGTCCTCGCCCAGGGCGACGACGTCGTCGCCATCCCGGGCACCAAGCGCCGCACCCGCCTGGAGGAGAACGCCGCCGCCCGCGACATCAAGATCACTCCCGAGGACCTCGCCGCCCTCACCGAGGCCGTTCCCTCCGGGGCCGTGGCCGGCGACCGCTACCCCGACATGGGGGCCACCCGCGCCTGA
- a CDS encoding MFS transporter, with amino-acid sequence MTPEPPAGPDTDAADADPPGGWPIVAALAISQTVGYGVLYYAFAVVLPAMRRDLNTGTAQITVALTLGLLVSAVAAVPVGRRLDAHGGRALMTVGSVLATVGVAAWASVQNLWQLYAVFVLLGLASAMVLYEAAFAVVVAWFRKGRATALLAVTIIAGFASTIFMPLTGRLTDAYGWRTALLVLAVVHGAVTVPLHLLVRRPPAVAAAARERTEEADAGSAAERDALARAALRDPLFWTLGAAFFAQGAAVAVIAVHLVTYLTELGHRAAFAATVAGLIGALSVSGRLVITVAARRTVTAVATAVVFALQAAAALVLLAVGRTGAGAIGCVLVFGLGFGVATIARPALLADAYGTTAYATISGLLALPLIVAKATMPLAAAAVRNVTGTYTPVVVATSVCCAVGAVGLLTAHRLLGARLT; translated from the coding sequence GTGACGCCCGAACCACCGGCCGGCCCCGACACCGATGCCGCCGACGCCGATCCGCCCGGCGGGTGGCCGATCGTTGCGGCGTTGGCGATCAGCCAGACGGTCGGCTACGGGGTGCTGTACTACGCGTTCGCCGTGGTGCTTCCCGCGATGCGCCGCGACCTGAACACCGGCACCGCCCAGATCACCGTGGCCCTCACCCTCGGGCTGCTGGTCAGTGCGGTCGCGGCCGTACCGGTCGGGCGCCGGTTGGACGCGCACGGCGGGCGGGCCCTGATGACCGTCGGTTCGGTCCTGGCCACCGTGGGGGTCGCCGCCTGGGCGAGCGTGCAGAATCTGTGGCAGCTCTACGCGGTGTTCGTCCTGCTGGGGCTGGCCTCGGCGATGGTGCTGTACGAGGCGGCGTTCGCGGTGGTGGTCGCCTGGTTCCGGAAGGGTCGCGCCACCGCGCTGCTCGCGGTCACCATCATCGCCGGGTTCGCCTCGACGATCTTCATGCCGCTCACCGGCCGGCTCACCGACGCCTATGGCTGGCGGACGGCGTTGCTCGTGCTCGCGGTCGTCCACGGTGCGGTGACCGTTCCGCTGCACCTGCTCGTCCGCCGTCCACCGGCGGTCGCGGCGGCGGCGCGTGAACGGACCGAGGAGGCCGACGCCGGGTCGGCCGCCGAGCGGGACGCGCTCGCGCGGGCGGCGCTGCGCGACCCGCTGTTCTGGACGTTGGGGGCGGCGTTCTTCGCCCAAGGGGCGGCCGTCGCGGTCATCGCCGTTCACCTGGTCACGTACCTGACCGAGTTGGGGCACCGGGCCGCGTTCGCCGCGACCGTCGCCGGGCTGATCGGGGCGCTGTCGGTCTCCGGACGGCTGGTGATCACCGTCGCCGCGCGCCGCACCGTCACCGCCGTCGCCACCGCCGTCGTGTTCGCGCTCCAGGCCGCCGCCGCCCTCGTCCTGCTCGCCGTGGGGCGTACGGGGGCGGGGGCGATCGGCTGCGTGCTGGTGTTCGGGCTGGGGTTCGGGGTGGCCACCATCGCGCGGCCGGCCCTGCTCGCCGACGCGTACGGGACGACCGCGTACGCCACCATCTCCGGGCTGCTCGCCCTGCCGCTGATCGTCGCCAAGGCCACCATGCCGCTGGCCGCCGCCGCCGTCCGCAACGTCACCGGCACCTACACCCCGGTCGTGGTCGCCACCTCGGTCTGCTGCGCCGTCGGGGCCGTCGGTCTGCTCACCGCCCACCGATTGCTGGGCGCCCGCTTGACTTAG
- a CDS encoding DUF3068 domain-containing protein, producing the protein MRSPAGHRTVPLALCVLGCCGITLAPLLRGYVADRLVVAPVNQYSKATLVGENARYLDIAKLTMVEGARVIGTATVRGAPDSSNAETAVWDSFTVVEDAATGADLDARLWRVAFDRRTSELRNCCGAAIGNDPTVRQAGLGMMWPIGNVERRAYPLYDPTTRRPWPALFKGTDEVEGLTAYKYVQHIEPTPVGEYKQLPGKLLGMDEKKSYDADRTYEAWVTVWVDPRTGAPVDRRQQVTSKLRTKDGVDRITVAQMDLRMSDESRRRAVRTADEGAGRIRLVRTTGPLGAFILGGALLGTGVALSTRTRRPGSRRKPTSPSGQAPPPPPLGPTLEPAPPSGPATLSEPGPVIEPMPDA; encoded by the coding sequence ATGCGTTCACCCGCCGGTCACCGGACCGTACCTCTGGCCCTGTGCGTGCTGGGATGCTGCGGCATCACCCTGGCCCCGCTGCTGCGCGGGTACGTGGCCGATCGCCTGGTCGTCGCGCCGGTGAACCAGTACTCCAAGGCGACCCTGGTGGGCGAGAACGCCCGCTACCTCGACATCGCCAAGCTGACGATGGTCGAGGGCGCGAGGGTGATCGGAACGGCGACGGTGCGCGGCGCGCCCGACTCCAGCAACGCGGAGACGGCGGTGTGGGACTCGTTCACCGTGGTGGAGGACGCCGCCACCGGGGCCGACCTGGACGCCCGGCTGTGGCGGGTGGCGTTCGACCGCAGGACGAGCGAGCTGAGGAACTGCTGCGGCGCGGCCATCGGGAACGACCCCACGGTCCGCCAGGCCGGGCTCGGCATGATGTGGCCGATCGGGAACGTCGAGCGGCGCGCCTACCCCCTCTACGACCCGACCACGCGACGTCCTTGGCCGGCGCTCTTCAAGGGCACGGACGAGGTCGAGGGCCTCACCGCCTACAAGTACGTGCAGCACATCGAGCCCACCCCGGTCGGGGAGTACAAGCAGTTGCCCGGAAAGCTCCTGGGCATGGACGAGAAGAAGTCCTACGACGCCGACCGCACCTACGAGGCGTGGGTGACCGTCTGGGTGGACCCGCGCACCGGGGCTCCGGTGGACCGCCGCCAGCAGGTCACCTCCAAGCTACGGACCAAGGACGGCGTCGACCGCATCACCGTCGCCCAAATGGACCTGCGCATGAGCGACGAGAGCCGCCGGCGGGCCGTCCGGACCGCCGACGAGGGCGCCGGCAGGATCAGACTCGTCCGCACCACCGGCCCCTTGGGCGCCTTCATCTTGGGCGGCGCACTCCTTGGCACGGGCGTGGCCCTGTCGACCCGCACCCGCAGACCCGGCAGCCGCCGCAAGCCCACCTCCCCCTCCGGCCAAGCGCCCCCGCCGCCGCCCCTCGGGCCCACCCTTGAGCCCGCGCCCCCATCCGGGCCCGCGACGCTGTCGGAGCCCGGACCCGTGATCGAGCCGATGCCGGACGCCTGA
- a CDS encoding PucR family transcriptional regulator → MTPTTRIDLQVTGKDLAERCLVLRCYVPQIAAEAAEEILRQTPEYAESPDPRYQEVVRWSTEWTIDHFMALMINPDLPSTDILRFWRDLGFGEACEGRGLVPLQTSLRVGAGVAIRRLTEEADLLGMDTSAQTMAQIADALFTYHNRLTASAAEGHAEASEDTANRFQIGRRRLVDLLVSEDPPTAKIAELAQAIRWPIPKAVGAIALDRLPGERGPLPPDVLVGFHLPEPCLIVPDPEGPGRRASLEAMLQGAVGAIGPAVAVPEAAKSLRWARQALTLVRDRVLPGEGPVFVTDHLAMLMLMQDPDLAARAVERRLAPLLQSRRSGRVALAETLIACFECRFNATEVAQRLHMHPQTIRYRVRKLQDLFGEQLNDPSRHLELHMLLHLWLATARENEAGAIS, encoded by the coding sequence ATGACTCCGACCACGCGGATCGACCTCCAGGTCACGGGAAAGGACTTGGCGGAGCGGTGCCTCGTCCTGCGCTGCTACGTGCCGCAGATCGCCGCCGAGGCCGCGGAGGAGATCCTTCGCCAGACCCCCGAGTACGCCGAGTCCCCCGACCCGCGCTATCAGGAGGTGGTCCGATGGTCCACCGAATGGACGATCGACCATTTCATGGCGCTCATGATCAACCCCGACCTGCCGTCGACCGACATCCTGCGGTTCTGGCGCGACCTCGGCTTCGGCGAGGCGTGTGAGGGCCGCGGTCTCGTCCCGCTCCAGACGAGTCTGCGGGTCGGCGCGGGGGTCGCGATCCGCAGGCTGACCGAGGAGGCCGACCTGCTCGGCATGGACACCTCGGCGCAGACCATGGCGCAGATCGCCGACGCCCTGTTCACCTACCACAACCGCCTCACGGCCAGCGCCGCCGAGGGACACGCGGAGGCCTCCGAGGACACGGCCAACCGGTTCCAGATCGGTCGCCGCCGGCTGGTCGACCTGCTGGTCTCCGAGGACCCGCCCACGGCGAAGATAGCCGAGCTGGCGCAGGCCATCCGCTGGCCGATCCCCAAGGCGGTGGGCGCGATCGCCCTGGACCGGCTGCCCGGTGAGCGCGGTCCGCTGCCGCCCGACGTGCTCGTCGGGTTCCACCTGCCGGAGCCCTGCCTGATCGTCCCCGATCCGGAGGGGCCGGGGCGGCGGGCCTCCCTGGAGGCGATGCTCCAAGGGGCGGTGGGCGCCATCGGGCCCGCGGTCGCCGTCCCGGAGGCCGCCAAGTCCCTGCGCTGGGCGCGACAGGCGCTGACGCTGGTGCGCGACCGCGTCCTGCCCGGCGAGGGGCCGGTGTTCGTGACCGACCACCTCGCCATGCTGATGCTCATGCAGGACCCCGACCTCGCCGCCCGCGCCGTCGAACGCCGGCTCGCTCCCCTCCTGCAGTCCCGCAGGTCGGGCCGGGTGGCGCTGGCCGAGACGCTCATCGCCTGCTTCGAGTGCCGTTTCAACGCCACCGAGGTCGCCCAGCGGCTCCACATGCATCCCCAGACGATCCGCTACCGGGTGCGCAAGCTCCAGGATCTCTTCGGTGAGCAGCTCAACGACCCCTCCCGACACCTCGAGCTGCACATGCTGCTCCATCTCTGGTTGGCCACCGCCCGCGAGAACGAGGCCGGAGCGATCTCCTGA
- a CDS encoding GntR family transcriptional regulator, giving the protein MTRSSVVDEVTDQIAFQIASGRWEAGERLPSIRRLAAEYGINPSTVQLVLGRLRAAGFVEARQGLGVVVRDIQVHGGIETWQYLFRFSRRLPDLTVRILQDVLEALRVFYGDALRKFVADPDAYELRPVLGALQRLELVAAAETPMAEDMHRAVLQLLRSGLAMTGGGITLGVLNSLGGMLSEVPEVLDALYADPAEVVGLVRHAMTAWEKQDLESWRRTVADLEEWHAEVVRRFRAGLESSPADS; this is encoded by the coding sequence GTGACGCGCAGCAGTGTCGTGGACGAGGTCACGGACCAGATCGCGTTCCAGATCGCCTCCGGCCGTTGGGAGGCCGGCGAGCGGCTGCCGTCGATCCGGCGGCTGGCGGCGGAGTACGGGATCAATCCCTCGACCGTTCAGTTGGTGCTGGGACGGCTGCGGGCGGCGGGGTTCGTGGAGGCCCGGCAGGGGCTCGGCGTCGTGGTCCGCGACATTCAGGTCCACGGCGGGATCGAGACCTGGCAGTACCTGTTCCGCTTCTCGCGTCGGCTCCCGGACCTGACGGTGCGGATCCTGCAGGACGTCTTGGAGGCGCTGCGCGTGTTCTATGGGGACGCGCTGCGGAAGTTCGTCGCCGATCCGGACGCCTACGAGCTCAGGCCCGTGCTGGGGGCCCTGCAGCGTTTGGAGCTGGTGGCCGCCGCCGAGACGCCGATGGCCGAGGACATGCACCGGGCCGTGCTGCAACTGCTGCGCAGCGGCCTGGCGATGACCGGCGGCGGCATCACGCTCGGGGTGCTCAACTCGCTCGGCGGGATGCTGAGCGAGGTCCCGGAGGTGCTGGACGCCCTCTACGCCGATCCGGCCGAGGTCGTGGGGCTGGTGCGGCACGCCATGACCGCCTGGGAGAAGCAGGATCTGGAGTCCTGGCGGCGGACGGTGGCGGACCTGGAGGAGTGGCACGCCGAGGTGGTCCGGCGGTTCCGCGCCGGGTTGGAGAGCAGTCCCGCCGACTCCTGA